TTTTTTACAATTTAAACAATCTATATAGCCTCTTATGTAAAGATCATTAAAGCTATTTAAGTTTTTTAAAAGATTAGGAATTCCATCTGAAAACTGATTTATTTTTGAAATTTTCTTATTTACATTCATTAAGTCTCTCTCGCTTAACTTTCTAAAATAAGTTCTAATCGTCAATATTCTATTAAGCTTTTGTTTTTTAAAGTTTAAATCATTCAAGATAATATTTCCTTTATTTCATCTTCTAAATTTTCAAAATCAAATGTTTCATTTATTCCCTGAGAAATAAAATCAATAATCTTAGGATACTTAGAAATTGCAAAATCAACATCCTTATTGGATCCTTTGAGATAAATTCCCGTTCTAATAAGATCTTCATAATCCTTATAAATAGACAATAAATTTCTAGCTTTCGTTATTAATTTTTGTTTTTCGGGGCTCATTATTCTATGAATAGATCTTGAAGTCGAACTTAAAACATTTATTGAAGGATAAATTCCCCTGTCAAACAAATCTCTGTCTAAAATAATGTGACCATCCAAAACAGCCTTAATATTATCGGCTACAGGCTCTGTAAAATCATCCCCCTCAACAAGAACAGTATAAAACCCAGTAACACTGCCCCCATTACCATTAAAGCCTGATCTCTCAAGCAAAATGGGAATTTCAACAAAAACAGAGGGCGGATAACCTTTAGCTACCGGCGGCTCCCCTAAAGAAAGAGACATCTCTCTTTTAGCATTTGCAAATCTAGTAATAGAATCAAAAAGCAAAACCACATCTTTGCCCTGCTCTCTAAAGTATTCTGCTATCATAGTAGCAACATAAGCCCCCTTATACCTTGAAATAGGCGATTCATCAGAAGTTGAAACAACTAAAACACTCTTTTTTAAACGTTCTTCACCAAGTTCATGTTCAATAAACTCATTGAGCTCTCGACCCCTTTCCCCAATAAAGGCAATAACGTTTACATCTGCATTTGAATTTTTTGCAATCATACCAAGCAAAGTAGATTTGCCAACACCAGAACCAGAAAAAATACCAACTCTTTGCCCTTTTGCAACTGGCAAAAACCCATCAAGAACTTTAACTCCTGTTAATATTTGATCTTCAAAAATACTTCTACTGATTGGATTAATTTTTTCAAAAATTAACTCTTTATAACTATTGTTCAAAAATGACCCTTTATTATCAATGGGCCTGCCAAGAGAATCAATAACTCTTCCTAAAAGCTCATCGCTAAGATTTATTTCTAGCCCTTTGTTTAAAGAATAGACTTTATTCCCAACTTCAACCCCACTAAATCCTTCATAAGTCATAAGACTAACATAAGGACCATTAAATCCTAAAACCTCTGCACACACCTTTTTGCCATTTCTTTGATCAATTAAGCACAAATCTCCAATAGCACACTGAGGTCCTAAACTTTCAACTAAAAGACCTTTTATTTTTTGCACTCTGCCAACAAAAGAAACAGTTTCAATATCATCTACTTGTCTTAAATAATTTTCAAAAAAATTGTTCACTAAAATTCCTTTAGATGCTTAACTTAATAACGAAAAATTTTTAAACTTTTCCTCTATTTTATCAAGTTGAGAAGAAATGCGCGCATCAATCTCTCCAAAATTAGTTTCAATTATACAACCACCTTTGCCTATATTGGGATCTTCTATGATCTCTAAATTTTCTATAATATCAAATCTAGAAATAAAATCACTCTTTTTATGCCTAACAATGTCTAAATCATCAAGATTTACACGAATGGTAATCTGTGTTTTATCTTTTACCCTTTTCAAAACCTCATTAACATTTTCCAAGACAATATCTTTTTGAGAATCTGTAATTCTCTTAATAACCTTAATTGCAATTTGCATAACAAGACTTACTATCTGACCACTCGAGGATTCAAGAATACCTTTCCTCTCGGCAATCAGAGATGCTATTATAGCATGCAATTTTCTCATAACCTTGTCAAAATCTCCAAAACCACTTTCATAGCCCTTGCTATACCCCTCTTCTCTGCCTTTAGCTGTTGCTATCTCAAGATCTGTTTTTAATTTTTCCTCATACTCTCTTGCCAATCTTTCAATCTCAGCATTAGATTCACTCTCAATAGATTCTTTCTTATAAATAGCTTCTCTTTGTAAAAGATCTGCTTCTTGCTTGGCTGCCTCTAATACTTCATTGGCCTTTGCCTTAGCCTCTTCAATAAGCCGCTTAGATTCAATTTGAATCTCCTCTTTGGCAAGCTCTTGCCTTTTAGCAAGCTCTTCCTCAAGTAGTAATTTTTCATCTCTTAAAAGCTGCAACTCTTCTTTAAGATTGGAAATTTGAATATCTATGTCATAAACCTTGCCTTCCTTCTCCTTGATTTCTAAAGATTCAAAAACAGGCTTTGCTATCTCAACAAACTCAAACCTTACCAAATTATCAACTTCTGATGATTTATATAAAACCTTAGGCAAACAAAACTCCTTTATCAGACTCAAATAAGCACATCTTCTTCGCCACCCCTTGAAATAACTATTTCTCCCTGTTCTTCCAATTTTCTAATAAGAGAAACAATCTTTTGCTGCGATTCCTCAACATCTTTTCGCCTAGTAGGTCCCAAAAATTCCATATCCTCCTTAAGCATTGACGCTGCTCTTTTTGACATGTTTTTGAAAATTTTTTCCTGGACAGGAATATCTACAGATTTCAAAGCTTTTGCCAACTCTTGACCATCTATTTCTCTTAAAACCCTTTGTATAGATCTGTCATCAAGCAAAACTATATCCTCAAATACAAACATTTTTTTCTTAATCTCTTCTGCAAGCTCTGGATCTTCTTCTTCAAGAGATTCAATAATAAACTTCTCCGTCTTTCTATCAGCCATATTAATTATCTCAACAACATTGTCAACTCCCCCTGCTGACGTATAATCTTCAGAAGAAAGAGAAGCTAATTTTTTCTCAAGAACTCTCTCAACCTCCCTTACAACCTCAGGAGAAGTTCTATCCATTAATGCAATTCTTCTTGCAACATTGGTTTGTACCTCTGTAGGCAAACTAGAAAGAATAAAAGAAGCCTTTTGAGGATCAAGATATGAAAGTATTAAAGCAATTGTTTGAGGATGTTCTTGTTGAATAAAGTTTAAAATATTTGCAGGATCTGCTCTTCTTATAAATTCAAAGGGTCTAGACTGTAAAGCAGAACCCAAATTATTAATAATATCAACTGCTTTTTGAGTCCCAAGAGATTTCTCAAGAAGCTCTCTTGCATAATCAATTCCACCCTTTTGAATAAACTCTTGAGCCATCATTAATTCTTTAAACTCCAAAAGAACATTATCTTTAAGCTCAGAAGTAATTGTCTCAAGCTTTGCTATCTCAAATGTCAAAGACTCTATCTCTTCTTGAGAAAGATACTTAAACACCTTAGAAGAGATTTCAGAACCTATTGAAACCAACAAAATAGCAGCTTTTTGCTTGCCTGTTAAAGCAGAAACATCCAAAATCTCCTTTTCTTTTTTTTCTTCCATATCAACTACTACCTTTTACGCATTTTTCAAAAGCCATGTTCTTATAAGCTTAGCAACATCTTCCGGTTTTTCTCTGGCTAAAAGCTCAGCATTGCTTTGAAGCTCATCGCCTTCTCTAATTCCCCCAACAACATCGTCAACGCCAATATCATCACCACCATCCATCAAGGCTTGTTGACGCCTCAAATGCGCTTGTTTTGCCAATTCTTCTTCTCTAAGACGTCTTCGTCTTTCAAGTTCTCTAGAAATAGCAAAAAATATCGTAAATACTAAAATTAATAATGAAAATACTATACTTGCAATAAATAAAAAATATTTAAACCTTTCACTTGCAAAATAATTTTCATCTATTTCTCTAAATTCATTCATACGATCAAAAGATATATTTCTAACAGTTATTGAATCACCTCTTTCTGGCTTATATTCAAAAGAACTTTGCAACACATCTTCAATGTTTTTTATTTCTTCTAATGCCATAGGTTTATATTCTCTTTTTCTCATTCCATTTTCTATTACGAAATTTCCCTTCTCATCGTACACAAAATTCCAAATACCATCCACGAAAATGCCAAGAGAAACACCTACAATCCTAGCAGGCTCTTTTTCACTTGTAGATTTTTTTTCATTTAACGCAACATTTTTAATCTCTTGTGACTCATTATATTTACCAGTAATATCGCTTAAATCCTGATATTCAGGAGGAGTATTGCCTTCCTGCCCAGGAGGTCCCCAAGGGCTATATCCTTGTCCCTGATATTCTTTTTTTTGAGTCTGAGAAGATATAATAGTTGAATCGCTTACTTTTCTGGTATTATAAGAAACTCTCGGATCCTGGGATTGAAGCTCAATAGGAGCATACTCTTTAGACTCTGTAGTTTCTTTTGAGGTATCAAGTTTTACATTTACTCTTGCTATCATAAATCTATCAACAGACAAAACCTTGCTTAATGCAGAATTGATTTCACCCCTAAGCATAGCTTCATACTTAAGCTTTAACTTACGTTCTTTTTCTGCTAAGTCTATCCTATCTATTCCATCTAAATTAGAAAAATCATTTAAGATAGTTCCACTATTATCAACAATAGCAATATTATCAGATTCAAGACCTTCAATGGCATACTGAATAAGCTTAACAAGTCCTTCAACCTTTTTCCTATTGGTAATTATATCAGAACCAGGCCTTGGAGTAATTCTAACAGATGCCTTAACAGGCTCTTGAGACTCCTTAAAAAGAGCTTTCTCGGGCATAACAAGATTCACGCTAACAGCATCAACATCATCTAAAGCTACAATATGCTGTTCAACGGCTCTTGTAATAGACCTTCTAAGATTAATGCTTCTTTCAAAATCAGTAATAGTCCACCTATCAATATCAAACAAAGCCCAAGGATCCATATGAACGGGAACAAGTTCTTCTCTGACAAGAATTGCTCTCATTTTTTTTGCAAGCTTTTCATCATCTAAATAAATTCTTCCATCGGAACTCAAAAAATACTTAATATTTTCTCTATCAAGTCTTTGCGATATCCTATCTAAGAGATATTGATCTTTAATTTCAACTCCAAAAAGAGCAATACTTTGACTTTTAGTAGAAAACCCTATTAAAAACACAAGTGCAAGAATCACAAAAAAAATAATCAATCCCAAGGCTATTTTCTGAACCGTACTAGCTTTTTTGAAGATTCCTTTTGCTGAAACAAAAAAATTAGTAAAAAAATTGCTCAAAATCTTTTAGCTCCTTAACGAATATTGATTATATCTTGATAAGCCTTCACACCTCTCTCAACAACGGCCTTTAAAATGCTTAAATTCATATTCGCCTTAGACATCGCTATTACAACATCATGAACATCAATGCTACTAGGTCTAAGAATAGCTTGTTCTGCAACTTTAGAAACATTTAATTGGCTTTTGTTAACATCAGTAATTGAATTTATTAAAACATCCTTAAAAGTTTTAATATCATTGTCTTTAGCATTACTTTTAGAACTAAAAAGATTCACATCAAAATGCAAAG
This genomic interval from Borreliella andersonii contains the following:
- the fliF gene encoding flagellar basal-body MS-ring/collar protein FliF: MSNFFTNFFVSAKGIFKKASTVQKIALGLIIFFVILALVFLIGFSTKSQSIALFGVEIKDQYLLDRISQRLDRENIKYFLSSDGRIYLDDEKLAKKMRAILVREELVPVHMDPWALFDIDRWTITDFERSINLRRSITRAVEQHIVALDDVDAVSVNLVMPEKALFKESQEPVKASVRITPRPGSDIITNRKKVEGLVKLIQYAIEGLESDNIAIVDNSGTILNDFSNLDGIDRIDLAEKERKLKLKYEAMLRGEINSALSKVLSVDRFMIARVNVKLDTSKETTESKEYAPIELQSQDPRVSYNTRKVSDSTIISSQTQKKEYQGQGYSPWGPPGQEGNTPPEYQDLSDITGKYNESQEIKNVALNEKKSTSEKEPARIVGVSLGIFVDGIWNFVYDEKGNFVIENGMRKREYKPMALEEIKNIEDVLQSSFEYKPERGDSITVRNISFDRMNEFREIDENYFASERFKYFLFIASIVFSLLILVFTIFFAISRELERRRRLREEELAKQAHLRRQQALMDGGDDIGVDDVVGGIREGDELQSNAELLAREKPEDVAKLIRTWLLKNA
- the fliE gene encoding flagellar hook-basal body complex protein FliE; amino-acid sequence: MVRTNAFFTENNINLVKKNSLHFDVNLFSSKSNAKDNDIKTFKDVLINSITDVNKSQLNVSKVAEQAILRPSSIDVHDVVIAMSKANMNLSILKAVVERGVKAYQDIINIR
- the fliG gene encoding flagellar motor switch protein FliG, coding for MEEKKEKEILDVSALTGKQKAAILLVSIGSEISSKVFKYLSQEEIESLTFEIAKLETITSELKDNVLLEFKELMMAQEFIQKGGIDYARELLEKSLGTQKAVDIINNLGSALQSRPFEFIRRADPANILNFIQQEHPQTIALILSYLDPQKASFILSSLPTEVQTNVARRIALMDRTSPEVVREVERVLEKKLASLSSEDYTSAGGVDNVVEIINMADRKTEKFIIESLEEEDPELAEEIKKKMFVFEDIVLLDDRSIQRVLREIDGQELAKALKSVDIPVQEKIFKNMSKRAASMLKEDMEFLGPTRRKDVEESQQKIVSLIRKLEEQGEIVISRGGEEDVLI
- the fliH gene encoding flagellar assembly protein FliH; protein product: MPKVLYKSSEVDNLVRFEFVEIAKPVFESLEIKEKEGKVYDIDIQISNLKEELQLLRDEKLLLEEELAKRQELAKEEIQIESKRLIEEAKAKANEVLEAAKQEADLLQREAIYKKESIESESNAEIERLAREYEEKLKTDLEIATAKGREEGYSKGYESGFGDFDKVMRKLHAIIASLIAERKGILESSSGQIVSLVMQIAIKVIKRITDSQKDIVLENVNEVLKRVKDKTQITIRVNLDDLDIVRHKKSDFISRFDIIENLEIIEDPNIGKGGCIIETNFGEIDARISSQLDKIEEKFKNFSLLS
- the fliI gene encoding flagellar protein export ATPase FliI, with the protein product MNNFFENYLRQVDDIETVSFVGRVQKIKGLLVESLGPQCAIGDLCLIDQRNGKKVCAEVLGFNGPYVSLMTYEGFSGVEVGNKVYSLNKGLEINLSDELLGRVIDSLGRPIDNKGSFLNNSYKELIFEKINPISRSIFEDQILTGVKVLDGFLPVAKGQRVGIFSGSGVGKSTLLGMIAKNSNADVNVIAFIGERGRELNEFIEHELGEERLKKSVLVVSTSDESPISRYKGAYVATMIAEYFREQGKDVVLLFDSITRFANAKREMSLSLGEPPVAKGYPPSVFVEIPILLERSGFNGNGGSVTGFYTVLVEGDDFTEPVADNIKAVLDGHIILDRDLFDRGIYPSINVLSSTSRSIHRIMSPEKQKLITKARNLLSIYKDYEDLIRTGIYLKGSNKDVDFAISKYPKIIDFISQGINETFDFENLEDEIKEILS
- a CDS encoding flagellar protein FlbA, with the translated sequence MNDLNFKKQKLNRILTIRTYFRKLSERDLMNVNKKISKINQFSDGIPNLLKNLNSFNDLYIRGYIDCLNCKKIQNFKILEELRKHYNEYYDIYVDKYRQEKKIKILIKDLNNSIIKNREKKESLLLDEHVNYKVCQNLRNESE